A window from Methyloterricola oryzae encodes these proteins:
- the tsaB gene encoding tRNA (adenosine(37)-N6)-threonylcarbamoyltransferase complex dimerization subunit type 1 TsaB, whose product MKILAVETATEACSAALYVDGAVLERYELAPQQHNHLIIPMLDSILAEAGLGLAQLDALAFGRGPGSFTGVRIATGVIQGLAFAKDLPVAPVSTLAALALQAFDEAEDGHAFTCMDARMGEVYWGVYARTPEGVESMLMESVGPADSVAVPAELAGIGIGSGWGPYGDTLRQRVGGAQLRGVIEGRFPRAGHVARLGSSIVLGGACVAAEFAQPVYLRDDVAKKPAPRV is encoded by the coding sequence ATGAAGATTCTGGCCGTTGAAACCGCTACGGAAGCCTGCTCCGCCGCCTTGTACGTGGATGGTGCAGTGCTGGAGCGCTATGAACTCGCTCCGCAGCAGCATAATCACCTGATCATTCCCATGCTTGATTCCATTCTGGCGGAGGCCGGCCTGGGCCTTGCTCAGCTTGATGCGCTGGCCTTCGGACGGGGGCCGGGCTCGTTTACCGGTGTGCGCATCGCCACCGGCGTGATCCAGGGGCTGGCCTTTGCCAAGGATTTGCCCGTGGCGCCGGTGTCGACCCTCGCGGCCTTGGCACTGCAGGCCTTCGACGAGGCCGAAGACGGCCATGCCTTCACCTGCATGGATGCGCGCATGGGGGAGGTGTATTGGGGCGTCTACGCGCGGACGCCCGAAGGGGTGGAGTCGATGCTGATGGAATCGGTGGGGCCCGCCGATTCCGTCGCCGTCCCGGCAGAACTGGCGGGAATCGGCATCGGCTCGGGTTGGGGGCCGTATGGGGACACCCTCAGACAACGGGTGGGCGGCGCCCAGTTGCGTGGGGTGATTGAGGGCCGATTCCCGCGCGCCGGCCACGTCGCGCGCTTGGGCAGCAGTATCGTTCTCGGGGGGGCGTGCGTTGCCGCTGAATTTGCGCAACCGGTTTACCTGCGCGACGACGTGGCGAAAAAGCCGGCTCCGCGGGTTTGA